Proteins encoded by one window of Sphaerodactylus townsendi isolate TG3544 linkage group LG04, MPM_Stown_v2.3, whole genome shotgun sequence:
- the LOC125431420 gene encoding protein kinase C-like produces the protein MKGVACKLRLRFKFATRQPPRLLLSSHTGPRLLDDNEVELGELLLSLNYLPSAGRLNVDIIRAKQLLQTDMSQGSDPFVKIQLVHGLKLAKTKKTSFIKGTIDPFYNESFSFRVQQEELGNASLVFTGMWARPRQSCLLNMCFGFKYRKPGLCCVRSDMPLKMSVVDVGKKLGTKDHHHTAWKTHHSQLISAMKAFTVWCPWKLKNVIDIAGHRCIFYE, from the exons ATGAAGGGTGTAGCATGCAAGCTGCGACTACGGTTTAAATTCGCAACTCGACAACCACCACGGCTGCTCCTCTCCTCTCATACAGGGCCACGCCTCCTTGATGAC AATGAAGTTGAACTTGGAGAACTTCTGCTGTCCTTGAACTACCTTCCCAGCGCTGGAAGACTGAACGTAGACATCATTAGAgcaaaacagctgcttcagaCGGACATGAGCCAAGGATCAG ATCCCTTTGTGAAAATCCAGCTTGTCCATGGATTGAAGTTGGCAAAAACAAAGAAGACCTCTTTCATCAAAGGTACCATAGACCCCTTCTACAACGAGTCCTTCAGTTTCCGGGTGCAGCAGGAAGAACTCGGAAACGCCAGCTTAGTGTTCACAGGTATGTGGGCCAGGCCGCGTCAGTCGTGTCTTTTAAATATGTGTTTCGGTTTCAAATACAGAAAACCAGGATTATGTTGTGTCCGAtcagacatgcctctgaagatgtcagttgtagatgtgggcaaaaagTTAGGCACAAAAGACCaccaccacacagcctggaaaacccaccacagccagttgatttcagccatgaaagcttttacaGTATGGTGTCCCTGGAAGCTCAAAAATGTAATAGATATTGCTGGACACAGATGTATTTTCTATGAATAA